TCGCAGACCAGGAAGAACACGTCCTTGACCCCCCGGTTGCGCAGGTCGGTCAGCACGCTCATCCAGAACTTCGCGCCCTCACCACCGGTGCCGGCCCACAGGCCGAGAATGTCCTTCTCCCCGTCGAGGGTGACCCCGATCGCGGCGTAGAACGGCCGGTTGCTCACCTGCCCATCCCGCACCTTGACCACGATCGCGTCGATGAACACCGCCGCGTAGACCTCGTCCAAGGGCCGGTGAGACCAGTCGGTCATCTCCTCGATCACCTTGTCGGTGATCCGGGAAATAGTCTCCTTCGACACCGACGCCCCGTAGATCTCGGCGAAGTGCGCGCAGATCTCCCCGGTCGTCAGTCCCTTGGCATACAACGACAGCACGACCTCGTCGACCCCGGACAACCGCCGCTGACGCTTACGCACGATCTGCGGATCGAACGTTCCCGCCCGATCGCGTGGCACGTCGATCTCGACCGGTCCGGTGGTATCGGTCAGCACCGTCTTCGACCGGGAGCCGTTACGGACATTGCCCGACCCCGCGCCGCTCGGTTCGTGTTTCTCGTAGCCGAGGTGCCCGGTCATCTCCTCGTTGAGCGCAGTCTCCAGAACCGTCTTCGTCAGCTGTTTGAGTAACCCGTCCGGGCCGGTCAGCGACAGCCCCTGTTCCTTGGCCAGCCGCACCAACTCGGCGGCGGCCTTCGCCTCCGCCGACGGTTCGGCCTTGATCTTCCTCGCGTTCACATCGTTCCGCGTCGCGGTCATCACGGCACCCTCCTCACCAGGCACAACGCCCGGTAGGTCAGGCCGGAAACACCGTTAGATCCACAGACCCGGATCGTCCGCCGGTTCGGGACTGTCGACAGCTCCTCCGTCGACCAGTGGGGGTGCAATCGGGGTGGAGTGCTTCGAAGACGACGTCGGACAGGCGTCGCTTGAGCACGCACAGCGCTTCGAGGCCACCCGTCGCCGTCGGCCTTGCGTCGGGTGATGAGGTTCTTGGCGGGCTGGTGGCAGCGCGCCTGAGTCATGGCGATACGGTGCAGAGCGGCATTGAGCTGCCGGTTACCGGTGCGGCTGAGCCGGCGCCGGGAGCGGTTCGACCGATCTCCGTCAGCAGTGGTCGGTGGTGTGGGACCGGGCGGTGAGCTGGACTGATTGGGGCCGACCGCCTCAGACGGTTGCGGCAACCAGCTGTGACAACCGGCGCACGCCCTCGGCAAGCCGGTCCGCTTCCAGGTAACTGCAGGACAGGCGGATCGATTGGTGACCGCCGTCGGCGTAGAAGAAGCTCATCGGGGTCCACAGGACGCCGAACTGCTCGGCGGAGCGCTCGAGCAGCTTCTCGTCGGCCCGAAACGGCACGTCCACGACCACGAAGAACCCGCCACCGGGCACATTCCACCGCACCCCGCGTTCGTCGCGATCCGGCTGTGGGAAGTGCTCGTCCAGCGACGCGAGCAGGACGCGCAGGTTGTTCCGGTAGAACGCGATCTTGTCGCGGTTCGCGGTGCGCAGGCTGCAGTCCGATTCGACGAGAATGCCGCCGATGACGGCCTGCGCGATCGGCGAGGTGTTCACGGTCAGCATGCTCTTGATGGCCGACATCTCGTCGGCGAGCAGGGTGCGCCGGCCGGCCCGGTCGACCACGATCTGGTCGGCGACAAGAAATCCTACGCGGGCACCGGGAAAGCAGGACTTCGCGAACGAGCCGAGGTAGATCACACGACCTCCGGTGTCCAGCGACTTCAGCGTCGGGCGCGGTTCGTCGTCGGTTCCGAACAGGCCGTAGGGGTCGTCCTCCAGCAGCAGCAGGTCCTGTTCCGCGGCGACGTCGAGCAACCTCCGGCGGGTCGCCGTGGGCAGCGAGGCGCCCGACGGGTTCGAGAAGTTCGGCACCAAGTAGAGCGCGCGTGGCCGCTTGCCCGCCGCACGGACCCGGCGCGCGACCTCGGCGACGGTCTCCGGATCAACCCCGCCGATGCTCTCCGGCACGGGCACCGCGTCCACGCCGAGGATCCGAGCCGCACCGGTCAGCCCGACGTAGCAGGGCTCGACGGCGAGGACAACGTCGTCCGGGTCCGAGCACAGCGCGCGAAGCACGATGATCATGGCCTCCTGGCAGCCCGCGGTGACCATCACCGACTCCGGGGATACCACGATGTTCTCGTCGATCTCGAGCATCCGCGAGATCAGCTCGCCGAGCTGACCGTTGGTGCGCCCGTACTGCAACAGCATGCCGGGCACGCGGTCCCAGCTGAGTCCACCGGCGAGCAAATAATCTACATAGGACTGCTGGTACCCCGCGATGTCGTCGACCGAGTAGAATCCGTCGTAGGGACGGCCCGCGGCGAGCGAGATCGCGCGCGGGTGGCGGCCCGCGACCTCGTTGAGGAAGTTCATCGACGACGCCACCGGATCGGATACCGAGACGTGCAGCTCGGCGCGGGCGATCTCAACCATGGTGCTCCGATCCGGTGGCGGCCAGCGAGGTGAGCTCGACGAGCCGGGAGGAGACGTCGACGACGCGCAGGTCGCAAACGGCGGTGATGAACGGCAGGAGGGTCGTGAAGTGCGTGCACGCGAGGACGACGGCTTCGATGCCGAGCCGTTCGGCCATGCGCAGCGTGGTCGGCAGGTGCGATGCGGTGAAGGCCGCTTCGGCGTCGCCTGCCTCGGTGCCGCTTGCCTCGATGGCGCGCACCAACGCGGGGTCCGAAACCCCGAGCACCCGGTGGCCGGGGGCGACCCGCCACGCTGTGCGCTCAACCCCGAGCAGGCCCTGCGTGTTCCCTGTGACTACCAGAGAGGAGCGCAGCTGCGGCAGCAGTTCCCGGTACACGGTGACCGGGGACACCACCGGCAGCGCGGTGTGGTCGTGGTCGACCACCGCGGACATCGAGTTGCAGAACAGCATCGCGAGATCCGTGCCCGCGGCGCGCAGCTCGGCCAGGCATCGATGGAACGTGGCCGCGAGGCCGGCGGGGTCCTGGTACTGCAGCGCGTCCTGTTCGTCCGGCGACGCCGCCATGGCGTGCGGCTGTGCGGGCAGCCCCGCGGCCCGCAGCAGCTCGGCTCCCAGTCCAGAGTCGTACGGGGTTCCGGCGATGACGGCCACGGCGGGGCCGTCGCTCTTCTCCGGCATCGCGTCTCCCGTCCGGGTGGGGACAACCTGTGCATCGATCGTCGCAGCGCGGTGGCTGGCAGTCGTCTCCTCCGGTGCGGTCAGTCCGGCGCGATGACCTTGCCAGGATTGAGGATCCCGGCGGGGTCGAGCGCGGCCTTCAGCGCCCGGTGCACCCGCAGGCCGACCGGTCCCAGCTCGCGGGCGAGCCACTCGCGCTTGAGCAGGCCGACGCCG
The nucleotide sequence above comes from Plantactinospora soyae. Encoded proteins:
- a CDS encoding IS256 family transposase — its product is MTATRNDVNARKIKAEPSAEAKAAAELVRLAKEQGLSLTGPDGLLKQLTKTVLETALNEEMTGHLGYEKHEPSGAGSGNVRNGSRSKTVLTDTTGPVEIDVPRDRAGTFDPQIVRKRQRRLSGVDEVVLSLYAKGLTTGEICAHFAEIYGASVSKETISRITDKVIEEMTDWSHRPLDEVYAAVFIDAIVVKVRDGQVSNRPFYAAIGVTLDGEKDILGLWAGTGGEGAKFWMSVLTDLRNRGVKDVFFLVCDGLKGLPEVVTNVWPRAIVQTCIIHLIRNTFRLTSRRYWDELKRDVKPIYTAVNATAARAAFDDLAEKWGGRYPAVIRLWDNAWSEFIPFLDYDLEIRKVICSTNAIESLNARYRRAIKARGHFPNEQAALKCLYLVTRSLDPTGTGRTRWAMRWKPALNAFAITFNDRFPTTETY
- a CDS encoding transposase; the protein is MPRACAGCHSWLPQPSEAVGPNQSSSPPGPTPPTTADGDRSNRSRRRLSRTGNRQLNAALHRIAMTQARCHQPAKNLITRRKADGDGWPRSAVRAQATPVRRRLRSTPPRLHPHWSTEELSTVPNRRTIRVCGSNGVSGLTYRALCLVRRVP
- a CDS encoding aminotransferase-like domain-containing protein, whose amino-acid sequence is MVEIARAELHVSVSDPVASSMNFLNEVAGRHPRAISLAAGRPYDGFYSVDDIAGYQQSYVDYLLAGGLSWDRVPGMLLQYGRTNGQLGELISRMLEIDENIVVSPESVMVTAGCQEAMIIVLRALCSDPDDVVLAVEPCYVGLTGAARILGVDAVPVPESIGGVDPETVAEVARRVRAAGKRPRALYLVPNFSNPSGASLPTATRRRLLDVAAEQDLLLLEDDPYGLFGTDDEPRPTLKSLDTGGRVIYLGSFAKSCFPGARVGFLVADQIVVDRAGRRTLLADEMSAIKSMLTVNTSPIAQAVIGGILVESDCSLRTANRDKIAFYRNNLRVLLASLDEHFPQPDRDERGVRWNVPGGGFFVVVDVPFRADEKLLERSAEQFGVLWTPMSFFYADGGHQSIRLSCSYLEADRLAEGVRRLSQLVAATV
- a CDS encoding aspartate/glutamate racemase family protein; the protein is MPEKSDGPAVAVIAGTPYDSGLGAELLRAAGLPAQPHAMAASPDEQDALQYQDPAGLAATFHRCLAELRAAGTDLAMLFCNSMSAVVDHDHTALPVVSPVTVYRELLPQLRSSLVVTGNTQGLLGVERTAWRVAPGHRVLGVSDPALVRAIEASGTEAGDAEAAFTASHLPTTLRMAERLGIEAVVLACTHFTTLLPFITAVCDLRVVDVSSRLVELTSLAATGSEHHG